Proteins from one Homalodisca vitripennis isolate AUS2020 chromosome 3, UT_GWSS_2.1, whole genome shotgun sequence genomic window:
- the LOC124358787 gene encoding bombyxin E-1-like, which yields MILLGTLDASVRRSYISRHYCGSDLSNALSVLCDGNYKRSDLPTNINTASIIPDYKNENDWGLMLARQNALSVMRSTGRKDKRGIIEECCRSPCTVDELREYCNRDEE from the exons ATGATACTGCTGGGAACACTAGATGCCAGTGTACGAAGGTCATACATCAGCCGTCACTATTGCGGTAGTGACCTGTCGAATGCTTTGAGTGTTCTCTGCGACGGCAACTATAAACGATCTGATCTGCCGACCAATATCAATACTG CCTCAATAATTCCTGACTACAAAAACGAAAATGATTGGGGATTGATGTTGGCTCGCCAGAACGCCTTGTCAGTGATGCGGTCGACGGGGCGGAAAGACAAACGAGGAATTATTGAGGAATGTTGCCGAAGTCCCTGCACTGTTGACGAACTCAGGGAATACTGCAACAGGGACGAGGAATGA